The Dyadobacter sandarakinus DNA window ATGCATTTTCGGCCAGCTTACCGGTAAGACCAGAATCAACTCCGTTTTTGGTACGCAAGTCGATCAGCATCAAATGGTTATCTGTCCCGCCAGAAATAATCCTGTATCCTTTTTCAACAAAAGCCGCCGCCATGGCTTGGGCGTTTTTAGCAACCTGAGTTGCATAGTTGTAATATCCTTCGCTCAAAGCTTCACCAAAAGCAATGGCTTTTGCAGCGATAATATGTTCAAGAGGGCCGCCCTGTGTTCCTGGAAATACACCCGAATCAAGGAGTGAAGACATGGTTCTCAGCTGACCTTTTGGCGTTTTGATTCCAAATGGATTTTCAAAATCATTACGCATCATGATTACTCCCCCACGTGGACCACGAAGTGTTTTGTGCGTGGTAGTTGTAACAATATGGCAATGATCAAACGGATCATTCAGCAAGCCCTTTGCAATCAGTCCGGCAGGGTGCGAGATATCAGCCATCAATAAGGCACCAATTTGATCAGCAATATTGCGCAGGCGCTCATAATCCCAGTCACGGCTATATGCAGATGCGCCGCATATAAGAAGCTTCGGGCGCTCCTTCAATGCAGTCTGTTCTACTTTATCCCAGTCGATCAGTCCTGTTTCTGCTTCTACACCATAAAAAACAGGCTGAAAGTATTTGCCGGAAATATTAACCGGCGAACCATGCGTAAGGTGACCGCCATGAGAAAGATTGAAGCCCATGATCTTATCGCCCGGGCTCAAACAAGCCAAAAATACCGCAGTATTGGCCTGTGCACCCGAGTGTGGCTGCACATTTGCCCAGGTTGCACCAAAAAGCTCTTTCAGGCGATCAATGGCAATTTGTTCAATTTCGTCTACCACCTCGCAGCCGCCGTAGTAACGCTTGCCTGGAAGGCCTTCGGCATACTTGTTGGTCAGAACGCTGCCTGATGCTTCCATTACCTGCCGGGAGGTAAAGTTTTCAGAGGCAATCAGTTCGATACCTGATTCCTGACGGTGCTTTTCACGGTTGATCAGGTCAAAAATCGTGGTATCACGCTCAATGCTGGTGAGTGTAGACATCGGATATTGGTGTAAAATGGTGTGACGATTGGAATAAGGTGCAAAAGTACAATCATTTGTTGGCTAACGAAATTTGCTTCCAGGATTTCTGTCAAGTTTTTGTTTGGCACTCTTGCTTGCTCACTTTATACGATTTGTAAGGATCAAGCGTGATGAAGTTCTTTTTAAATTATTTTAATAATATACGTCTGTAAATTGTATTTTTGCGGCTAGTTGCCAGGCTGATAGCTTTTTTATATCTTTTTATCCAAGTTCCAGGCTACATCACAGCCGGTTTTTCTCGAACTCTTAATCAATTTCTCAAAAGATGAGCCAACAACCGTTGAATCCTCAAACCATTTTAATGCAAACCACTAACCATTCCAAGAATACCAAAGGTACCATTGGACAGCCTATCACTTACGAAAAGATACCCACACAGATCTTTGCCGATTCAAAAGAGGCTTCGAACGCAGTAGCTCAGGAAATTGCAGACCTGATCCGCCAAAAACAAAGTGAGGGTAAACCTTGTGTTCTTGGCCTGGCTACGGGCTCGTCACCTAAAACTGTATATGCCATTCTGGTTCGGATGCATAAAGAAGAGGGTTTGAGTTTCAGGAATGTCATTGCTTTCAATCTCGACGAGTACTACCAAATGGAGCCTGAATCCATTTACAGTTACCACCGGTTCATGAAGGAGCAGCTTTTTAATCATGTTGACATACCTCAGGAAAATTATTTTATTCCTGACGGTACTGTTCCATCGGCTGCTTTGCGAGACTATTGTATTTCTTACGAGAACAAAATAAATGCTGTTGGTGGGCTGGATTTCCAGCTTTTGGGGATTGGAGGAAATGGTCATATCGGTTTCAACGAGCCAGGCTCACTCATCAATTCACGTACCAGACTGATCACGCTTGATCATTCTACAAGGGTCGCAGCAGGTATGGAATTCGGCGGGCTGCACAACGTTCCCCGTAAGGCAATTACATTGGGCATTGCTCCTATTTTAAATGCCAGAAGAATTGTACTGCTGGCTTGGGGCGAACGTAAAGCTTCTGTCATCAAAGGCGCGGTTGAAGGCCCTGTAAGTGAACTAAACCCTGCTTCGTACCTACAGGCACATTCTGATGTTACGTTTGTAGTGGATGAAAGTGCTGCATCAGAGTTGACCAGAATTAAAACTCCCTGGGCTGTGGATACGGTCGTTTGGGATAATAAGATGATCAAAAAAGCGGTAGCTCACTTATCAAAAATACTGGGCAAGCCTATTTTAAAGCTTACAGACAAGGATTATAATGATAATGGGATGAGTGATCTCCTCGCACAATACGGTGCTTCCTACGAGATCAACATCAATGTTTTTAACCAGCTTCAGCATACTATTACGGGTTGGCCGGGTGGCAAGCCCAATGCGGATGATACCTATCGGCCTGAACGTGCACAACCTGCCAAAAAACGTGTGCTGATATTTAGCCCGCACCCGGATGACGATATTATTTCAATGGGCGGCACATTTCAGCGCCTGGTTGATCAGGGTCATGAAGTTCATGTAGCATACCAAACTTCTGGCAATATTGCCGTAGCTGATGATGAAGCATTACGGTTTATCGACTTTGTTGTTGACTTCAA harbors:
- the nagB gene encoding glucosamine-6-phosphate deaminase; the encoded protein is MQTTNHSKNTKGTIGQPITYEKIPTQIFADSKEASNAVAQEIADLIRQKQSEGKPCVLGLATGSSPKTVYAILVRMHKEEGLSFRNVIAFNLDEYYQMEPESIYSYHRFMKEQLFNHVDIPQENYFIPDGTVPSAALRDYCISYENKINAVGGLDFQLLGIGGNGHIGFNEPGSLINSRTRLITLDHSTRVAAGMEFGGLHNVPRKAITLGIAPILNARRIVLLAWGERKASVIKGAVEGPVSELNPASYLQAHSDVTFVVDESAASELTRIKTPWAVDTVVWDNKMIKKAVAHLSKILGKPILKLTDKDYNDNGMSDLLAQYGASYEININVFNQLQHTITGWPGGKPNADDTYRPERAQPAKKRVLIFSPHPDDDIISMGGTFQRLVDQGHEVHVAYQTSGNIAVADDEALRFIDFVVDFNGGFSINSPETTKLFQDAKEFLRHTKDSEIDTPEIRKVKGLVRRGEAKATCRFVGIPTSQAHFLDLPFYETGTVQKKPIGEADIQIVEDLIEKIKPHQIYAAGDFADPHGTHKVCWDAIEAALNRSKEKDFMKDCWVWLYRGAWAEWDIYEIEMAVPMSPDQVLKKRQGIFKHQSQKDGVVFQGEDSREFWQRAEERNRGTAQLYDDLGLAEYEAMEAFVRWKF
- the glyA gene encoding serine hydroxymethyltransferase yields the protein MSTLTSIERDTTIFDLINREKHRQESGIELIASENFTSRQVMEASGSVLTNKYAEGLPGKRYYGGCEVVDEIEQIAIDRLKELFGATWANVQPHSGAQANTAVFLACLSPGDKIMGFNLSHGGHLTHGSPVNISGKYFQPVFYGVEAETGLIDWDKVEQTALKERPKLLICGASAYSRDWDYERLRNIADQIGALLMADISHPAGLIAKGLLNDPFDHCHIVTTTTHKTLRGPRGGVIMMRNDFENPFGIKTPKGQLRTMSSLLDSGVFPGTQGGPLEHIIAAKAIAFGEALSEGYYNYATQVAKNAQAMAAAFVEKGYRIISGGTDNHLMLIDLRTKNGVDSGLTGKLAENALIKADITINKNMVPFDDKSPMVTSGIRVGTAAMTTRGLIETDMARIVELLDTVLSNHDNDSKINTVKGEVNEWMKQFPLYS